A single region of the Thermodesulfatator indicus DSM 15286 genome encodes:
- a CDS encoding APC family permease, giving the protein MQSKNIGFWEAYSIGVGGMIGGGIFAVLGLTVLLAKGAAPLAFLFAGLLALITAYSYAKLSVRFPSEGGTIEFVVRGFGSGLFAAWLNTLLLASYIIMLSLYSYAFGSYGAVLIAGVETLWLKKLLTAGVIIFFTILNLLGAYIVGKAEDLMVAFKVLILLFFSILGFFTIEPSRLSPETYPHVLNILTGGLIIFLAYEGFELIANTAQDVSDPEKVLPKAFYAAVASVICIYVLVAIVAVGNLDPAEVVKAKDYVLAEAAKPFLGKLGFVLISIAALASTASAINATLYGTARVSYLVAKYGELPQFFARRIWKGAYEGAIIISALTVVAALSFDLKNISVAGSLGFLLVFSAVNFANFRLYRQTKANRFLAALGGIGCLISAVVLVVHNFKTSPHALYSSAWVLGGALIFELCYRLISKRRLKDFIDWRLREREEFLEGVDRYMNLILAAVKKHFKEAEVYLLDEIAEGYRESANKLHLLLALPEPLPKEEEPKIEELIRVTAGLSPHHPLKISTVASHELREYLREKSHKLLTDGMEKNKS; this is encoded by the coding sequence ATGCAAAGTAAAAATATAGGTTTTTGGGAAGCCTACTCCATAGGAGTGGGGGGCATGATAGGGGGCGGCATTTTTGCTGTCCTTGGGCTTACAGTGCTTTTAGCTAAAGGAGCCGCTCCTTTAGCCTTTCTTTTTGCAGGCCTTCTGGCTCTGATAACGGCTTATTCCTATGCCAAACTCTCGGTAAGGTTTCCCAGTGAGGGAGGAACAATAGAATTTGTGGTTCGAGGTTTTGGTTCAGGGTTATTTGCTGCTTGGCTTAATACTCTCCTTCTTGCCAGTTACATTATCATGCTTTCCCTTTATTCGTATGCATTTGGAAGTTACGGTGCCGTGCTTATTGCCGGAGTGGAGACTTTATGGCTTAAAAAATTACTTACCGCTGGAGTAATCATATTTTTTACTATTCTTAATTTACTTGGGGCTTATATTGTCGGGAAGGCCGAAGATTTGATGGTGGCCTTCAAGGTATTAATACTCCTTTTTTTCTCTATTTTGGGATTTTTTACTATAGAGCCTTCAAGGCTTTCACCTGAAACTTATCCCCATGTTTTAAATATTTTGACTGGTGGTCTTATTATCTTTTTGGCCTATGAAGGTTTTGAGCTTATTGCTAACACTGCCCAAGATGTTAGTGACCCTGAAAAAGTATTACCAAAAGCCTTTTACGCTGCGGTCGCTTCTGTAATATGCATTTACGTTTTGGTAGCTATAGTGGCGGTAGGAAATTTAGATCCTGCAGAAGTAGTAAAGGCCAAAGATTACGTATTAGCAGAAGCAGCTAAACCTTTTTTGGGAAAGCTTGGTTTTGTCCTCATCAGCATAGCTGCTCTGGCCTCCACGGCCTCGGCTATTAACGCTACCCTTTATGGAACGGCGAGGGTGAGTTATCTGGTGGCGAAATACGGCGAGCTTCCCCAATTTTTTGCCAGGCGCATTTGGAAAGGCGCTTACGAAGGAGCTATTATTATCTCTGCTTTGACAGTTGTAGCCGCTCTTTCTTTTGATCTAAAAAATATTTCTGTAGCCGGCAGTTTGGGGTTTTTGTTGGTTTTTAGTGCCGTAAATTTTGCCAACTTTCGCCTTTATCGCCAAACCAAAGCTAACCGTTTTCTGGCTGCTCTGGGAGGCATTGGTTGTCTTATTTCCGCTGTGGTGCTTGTAGTTCACAATTTTAAAACTTCGCCTCATGCCCTTTATTCTTCGGCTTGGGTTCTTGGAGGGGCTCTTATCTTTGAGCTTTGTTATCGCCTTATTAGCAAAAGGCGCCTTAAAGACTTTATTGACTGGCGACTAAGAGAAAGAGAAGAATTTTTAGAAGGTGTAGATAGATACATGAACTTGATTTTAGCGGCTGTGAAAAAACATTTTAAAGAGGCCGAAGTTTACTTACTTGATGAAATAGCTGAAGGCTATCGAGAAAGTGCTAATAAACTGCATCTCCTTTTGGCTCTGCCTGAGCCTCTACCCAAAGAGGAAGAACCAAAAATTGAAGAACTTATAAGGGTTACCGCCGGGCTTTCTCCTCACCATCCTTTAAAAATTTCAACAGTTGCTTCTCACGAATTACGGGAGTACCTTCGAGAAAAATCACATAAACTTTTAACCGATGGAATGGAAAAGAATAAATCGTAA
- the miaB gene encoding tRNA (N6-isopentenyl adenosine(37)-C2)-methylthiotransferase MiaB, whose amino-acid sequence MKRVFIRTFGCQMNEYDSERMYALIKDEYTLCQEPKEADLILVNTCSVRKKAEEKVYGLVGRLKHLKKQRPDLIIGVCGCVAQQEGEKILKRLPHVDMVLGPQAVYRLPEALEKVKKGQGPVIDTEFKPDFHQPLIFPHLNGTRPVKAFVTIMQGCDNFCAYCVVPYTRGREISRPPEEILAEIECLVKQGVREVMLLGQNVNSYGRKEKGFPSFAKLLREVAQIKGLWRIRFTTSHPKDLDHELMEAIADIPQVCEHLHLPVQAGSNRVLKRMNRKYTREEYLAKVEQLRKLCLEICLTTDIIVGFPGESPEDFEETLSLLKEVRYAEIFSFKYSDRPLARATQFEDKVPEEEKARRLAKVHKLQEKITREINESFIGREVEVLVEGKSHSNETLWTGRTRSNHVVNFEGEGDLKGKLVHVLIESCGQHSLRGQLVNILRGE is encoded by the coding sequence ATGAAAAGGGTTTTTATTAGGACTTTTGGCTGCCAGATGAACGAATATGACTCTGAGCGCATGTATGCGCTCATAAAGGATGAATATACCCTCTGCCAGGAGCCCAAAGAGGCTGACCTCATTTTGGTAAACACGTGCTCTGTGCGCAAAAAGGCTGAAGAAAAAGTTTACGGCCTGGTAGGCCGCTTAAAACATCTTAAAAAGCAACGTCCTGATTTGATAATTGGCGTTTGCGGCTGTGTAGCCCAGCAGGAGGGTGAAAAAATTTTAAAGCGTCTGCCTCACGTAGATATGGTTTTAGGGCCTCAGGCAGTTTATCGTTTGCCAGAAGCCCTTGAAAAGGTAAAAAAAGGCCAGGGGCCGGTAATTGATACAGAATTTAAGCCCGACTTCCACCAGCCGTTAATATTTCCTCATTTAAACGGCACAAGGCCGGTTAAAGCCTTTGTCACTATTATGCAGGGTTGCGATAACTTTTGTGCTTATTGTGTAGTGCCTTACACTCGCGGCCGTGAAATAAGCCGTCCTCCTGAAGAAATTCTGGCTGAAATTGAATGCCTGGTAAAACAAGGCGTTCGCGAAGTTATGTTACTCGGCCAAAACGTAAACTCTTATGGTCGCAAGGAAAAGGGGTTCCCTTCGTTTGCTAAACTTCTGCGAGAAGTGGCCCAAATAAAAGGCCTTTGGCGGATTAGGTTTACCACCAGCCATCCCAAAGACCTTGACCACGAACTTATGGAAGCCATAGCCGATATCCCTCAGGTTTGTGAGCACTTGCATCTTCCGGTTCAGGCTGGTTCTAACCGGGTGCTAAAACGTATGAACCGCAAGTACACCCGGGAGGAATATCTCGCCAAAGTAGAGCAGCTACGCAAATTATGCCTGGAGATCTGTTTGACCACCGATATAATCGTAGGTTTTCCAGGAGAAAGCCCGGAAGACTTTGAAGAGACTCTGAGCCTTCTTAAAGAAGTGCGCTATGCCGAAATTTTTTCGTTTAAATATTCAGACAGGCCTTTGGCCAGGGCTACCCAGTTTGAAGACAAAGTTCCTGAAGAGGAAAAGGCCCGCCGTTTAGCCAAGGTGCATAAATTACAGGAAAAAATTACCCGCGAAATAAACGAATCTTTTATCGGCCGGGAAGTAGAGGTTCTGGTAGAAGGCAAAAGCCATAGCAACGAGACGCTCTGGACGGGAAGGACGCGCTCTAATCATGTGGTAAATTTTGAAGGCGAAGGGGATTTGAAAGGAAAGCTAGTTCATGTTTTGATAGAGAGTTGTGGCCAGCATTCATTGCGTGGCCAATTGGTTAATATCCTTCGGGGGGAATAG
- a CDS encoding bifunctional nuclease family protein — MKVKMKVQAIALDPVSNSPVMLLKEEEGERTLPIWIGLLEATAIATRLENIQFSRPMTHDLLINILDQLGIKIPRIEVCDLRDNTYYALITLDIDGREVKIDARPSDAVAIALRTGAEIWVHEEVLEKSKLLEEEEKKGEIHTESAEQDQDKEKLKELLEKLDPSAISKYKM, encoded by the coding sequence ATGAAAGTAAAAATGAAGGTCCAGGCCATTGCCCTGGATCCGGTATCAAACAGTCCGGTAATGTTACTCAAAGAAGAAGAAGGTGAGCGTACTTTGCCCATCTGGATAGGGCTCCTTGAAGCCACCGCTATCGCTACTCGCCTTGAAAATATCCAATTTTCGCGCCCCATGACCCATGATTTACTCATTAACATTTTAGATCAACTGGGAATAAAAATCCCTCGCATTGAAGTGTGTGACTTGCGGGACAATACTTACTACGCTTTGATTACTCTTGATATAGACGGCCGAGAAGTAAAAATTGACGCCCGCCCGAGTGACGCGGTGGCTATTGCCTTGCGCACCGGAGCTGAAATCTGGGTTCACGAAGAGGTTTTAGAAAAGAGCAAACTTCTAGAAGAGGAAGAAAAGAAGGGTGAAATCCACACAGAATCAGCTGAACAAGACCAGGACAAGGAAAAACTCAAAGAACTGCTTGAAAAACTGGACCCAAGCGCTATCAGCAAATACAAGATGTAG
- a CDS encoding histidinol phosphate phosphatase domain-containing protein, with protein MFDFHCHSIFSDGELIPAELLRRVTVLGYEAVAITDHADQSNIDFILPRIISAAKALNQVSKTRLIPGIEITHVPPSQIPELVGRARILGAEIVVVHGETLVEPVEPGTNLAAIKARADILAHPGLISEEEVRLAAEKGVFLELSGRKGHSLANGHVAALARRFKAHLVVNSDAHAPGDFMTKEFAEKVAQGAGLSLEEVADIFLTVRERFLGI; from the coding sequence ATGTTTGATTTTCACTGTCATTCCATATTTAGCGACGGAGAGCTGATACCGGCTGAACTTTTACGCCGGGTGACAGTGTTAGGTTATGAGGCCGTGGCTATTACCGACCATGCTGACCAGTCTAACATTGATTTTATCTTGCCTAGAATTATTTCTGCGGCTAAAGCTCTAAATCAAGTTTCCAAAACCAGGTTAATACCAGGCATAGAGATAACTCACGTGCCTCCAAGTCAAATACCAGAGTTAGTGGGAAGGGCGAGAATTCTCGGAGCAGAAATAGTAGTGGTACATGGTGAGACTTTGGTAGAACCAGTTGAGCCAGGGACTAATCTTGCCGCCATAAAGGCTCGAGCCGATATTTTAGCGCACCCGGGCCTTATTTCAGAAGAAGAAGTCCGCCTGGCCGCGGAAAAAGGGGTTTTTCTTGAACTTTCTGGCCGCAAAGGCCATTCTCTCGCCAATGGCCATGTGGCTGCTTTGGCGAGAAGATTCAAAGCCCATTTGGTGGTTAATTCTGATGCTCACGCCCCAGGCGATTTCATGACCAAAGAGTTTGCCGAAAAAGTAGCCCAAGGTGCAGGACTTAGCCTCGAAGAAGTGGCTGACATTTTTCTCACCGTACGCGAACGTTTCCTCGGCATTTAG
- a CDS encoding ATP-dependent helicase, giving the protein MKYRIDYANELNPAQLEAVRNLFGPVLVIAGAGSGKTRTLVYRVARLVEEGVPPERILLLTFTRKAAREMLRRAAILLDEKCENVSGGTFHSLAHLMLRQYGYLIGYSRNFTILDRGDAEDAINLLRTALGLADRKRRFPRKETIASIFSMAVNKRISLEEVVTEEYPHFLDDLEDLARLFEHYVRYKQEHQLMDYDDLLVNWYRVLKGFPEVRREIGRRFEFIMVDEYQDTNALQAEIVRFMAEEHGNVMVVGDDSQSIYAFRGANFKNIIKFPKLFPGTKIIKLEENYRSRQPILDLANTVIEYAKEKYTKCLFTRLEGGNIPVLYKARDEADQSRFIADRILELREEGVPLSEIAVLFRSAYHSFDLELELAKRNIPFVKQGGMKLIETAHIKDVVAHLRLLVNPYDMLAWNRVLLLIEGIGPKTSKRLMEYLKVEDDPFEALSRYSAKPSFAKGLNKLAELFGKLRQKLSPEEKLALLYEYYEPIFERVYYDDHPKRAKDLDQLLAIAHKYETVEDFLADLALEPPEASVAEVEALENEDEKLVLSTVHSAKGLEWHSVFVISLAEGRFPSSYALGKEESIEEERRLFYVAVTRAKENLFLTYPATYYSPGEGRIFSKPSRFLEEVKDKLKPWYEEETSFIEEEEEVSSSFKPGEIVWHPIFGEGKVKRMADIDKVVVQFTSAGERTLHLKFARLERL; this is encoded by the coding sequence ATGAAGTACCGCATTGATTATGCTAATGAATTGAACCCTGCTCAGCTTGAGGCCGTAAGAAACTTATTCGGTCCGGTTCTGGTAATTGCTGGAGCAGGTTCAGGTAAGACTCGTACTCTCGTTTATCGGGTGGCCAGGCTGGTTGAAGAAGGTGTTCCGCCAGAGCGTATCCTTCTTTTAACTTTTACCCGCAAAGCTGCGCGGGAGATGCTTCGTCGAGCAGCCATTCTTCTTGACGAAAAGTGCGAAAATGTCTCAGGGGGTACGTTTCATTCTCTGGCTCATTTGATGCTCAGGCAATACGGCTATCTCATTGGTTATTCGCGTAACTTTACCATCCTTGACCGCGGCGACGCCGAAGACGCTATCAATCTTTTACGCACAGCTCTGGGCCTGGCCGACCGCAAGCGTCGTTTCCCTCGTAAAGAAACCATCGCTTCAATCTTCAGCATGGCGGTAAATAAAAGAATATCGCTTGAAGAAGTAGTTACTGAGGAGTATCCCCATTTTCTTGATGATCTGGAAGACTTAGCCAGGCTTTTTGAACATTACGTTCGCTATAAACAGGAACATCAGCTCATGGACTATGATGACCTCCTGGTCAACTGGTATCGTGTGTTAAAAGGCTTTCCAGAGGTCAGGCGTGAGATAGGAAGACGCTTTGAATTTATCATGGTTGACGAATACCAGGACACTAATGCCCTTCAGGCAGAAATAGTCCGCTTTATGGCCGAAGAGCACGGAAACGTGATGGTGGTAGGTGATGATTCTCAGTCTATCTATGCCTTTCGGGGGGCTAACTTTAAAAACATAATTAAATTTCCAAAGTTGTTTCCGGGCACGAAAATAATAAAACTTGAAGAGAATTACCGTTCTCGCCAGCCTATTCTTGACTTGGCCAACACGGTAATTGAGTACGCCAAAGAAAAATACACCAAGTGCCTTTTTACCAGACTTGAGGGAGGAAATATTCCTGTTTTATATAAGGCCCGTGACGAGGCTGATCAGAGCCGTTTTATCGCTGACCGCATACTTGAGTTACGCGAAGAGGGCGTGCCTCTTTCGGAAATAGCCGTGCTCTTCCGTTCGGCTTATCATTCTTTTGATTTAGAGCTAGAGCTAGCTAAAAGGAATATCCCCTTTGTAAAACAGGGCGGCATGAAGCTTATTGAAACCGCTCACATCAAAGACGTAGTGGCTCATTTACGCCTCCTGGTGAATCCTTATGACATGCTTGCCTGGAACCGTGTCTTGCTTTTGATTGAAGGGATAGGCCCCAAAACTTCCAAACGCCTTATGGAATATCTCAAAGTTGAAGATGACCCCTTTGAAGCCCTTTCCCGATATTCGGCCAAGCCTTCTTTTGCTAAAGGCTTAAACAAACTTGCTGAACTTTTCGGGAAGCTTAGACAAAAGCTATCTCCAGAAGAAAAATTGGCCCTACTTTATGAATACTATGAGCCCATTTTTGAGAGAGTCTATTATGATGACCATCCCAAGCGGGCCAAAGACCTTGACCAGCTTTTGGCTATAGCCCATAAGTATGAAACTGTAGAAGATTTTCTGGCTGATCTCGCCCTTGAGCCCCCAGAAGCCAGTGTAGCTGAAGTGGAAGCCCTGGAAAACGAAGATGAAAAACTGGTTCTTTCAACGGTTCATTCGGCTAAAGGGCTTGAGTGGCATAGCGTATTTGTAATCTCTCTGGCGGAAGGCCGTTTCCCTTCAAGTTATGCCCTTGGCAAAGAAGAATCCATTGAAGAAGAAAGAAGGTTATTTTACGTGGCGGTGACCAGGGCCAAGGAAAATTTATTCCTTACCTACCCGGCAACTTATTATTCTCCTGGAGAGGGGCGCATATTCAGTAAGCCTTCTCGCTTTTTGGAGGAAGTTAAAGATAAGTTAAAACCGTGGTACGAAGAAGAGACTTCTTTTATAGAAGAGGAAGAAGAGGTGTCCTCGTCATTTAAACCGGGAGAAATTGTATGGCACCCGATTTTTGGTGAGGGCAAAGTCAAACGCATGGCCGACATTGATAAAGTGGTAGTCCAATTTACCTCAGCCGGAGAAAGGACTCTTCATCTAAAGTTTGCCCGTCTAGAAAGGCTTTAA
- a CDS encoding prephenate dehydrogenase/arogenate dehydrogenase family protein has product MTPASKIRLGIIGGAGRMGRWFKRQFEAEGYEVLVSDRNTLLSNRELAKACQVIFVSVPMSVFKDVVKDIGPFLNEDQGLIDFCSLKKEQNEIMLANTKAEVVAAHPLFGPGEKSLEGQKIALWPSRGQTWFNWFKNFLEQKGAKTVVVSPEEHDRTMAVVQIINHLMLLALGKLMDTSGLDLKLIKDLATPSFERQLEIVARFADQDPYLYALIQFDNPEGQAMREKYLSILEDLVQIAARKDFEKFVSLFKDVQKLSRNLKLDL; this is encoded by the coding sequence ATGACTCCTGCCTCTAAAATACGCCTGGGCATAATCGGCGGTGCTGGCCGCATGGGCCGTTGGTTTAAACGCCAGTTTGAAGCCGAAGGCTACGAAGTTTTGGTGTCTGATCGTAACACCTTACTTTCCAATAGAGAGCTGGCCAAAGCTTGCCAGGTAATATTTGTTTCCGTGCCTATGTCAGTTTTTAAGGATGTAGTAAAAGATATCGGGCCTTTTCTTAATGAAGATCAAGGTCTTATTGATTTTTGTTCCTTGAAAAAAGAGCAAAACGAAATAATGCTGGCCAATACTAAAGCTGAAGTAGTAGCCGCCCATCCACTTTTTGGTCCAGGAGAAAAATCTCTTGAAGGACAAAAGATAGCCCTTTGGCCTTCCCGCGGCCAAACTTGGTTTAACTGGTTTAAAAATTTTTTAGAACAAAAGGGAGCCAAAACTGTTGTAGTTTCACCAGAAGAACACGATCGCACCATGGCCGTTGTACAGATCATAAACCATCTTATGCTTCTGGCCTTAGGGAAACTAATGGATACTTCTGGCCTTGACCTAAAACTCATTAAAGATCTCGCCACTCCCAGCTTTGAACGTCAGCTTGAAATTGTCGCTCGCTTCGCTGACCAGGATCCTTATCTTTACGCCCTTATCCAGTTTGACAACCCTGAAGGCCAGGCCATGAGAGAAAAATATCTTTCCATCCTTGAAGATTTAGTCCAAATCGCCGCTAGGAAAGACTTCGAAAAATTCGTCTCTCTATTTAAAGATGTCCAAAAATTAAGCCGTAATTTAAAACTTGACCTTTAA
- a CDS encoding transposase — MPRIPRFFMNDPQAAYHVISRTALPGHDVLGDEEKEHLLHLISWLSQVYFVEVYGFAIMGNHFHFLCRMLPEEQFSDEELKRRIKLYYGEKRKIFFYEDMLKKWRKRLGNLSRYVQDIKQRFSRWYNKRVDRKGYFWADRFKSVIIETGEALLNCLAYIELNPVRAGIVEKPEDYRWCSLGYRARRGTGKTFLSLDLGLQRYEGKSEKEKLELLREFVYGKGGLGEPDRGTGETFRQRTRYFTESLAIGSKGFVKETAAELKKFLGLKREKKIKIIEKLADMAII; from the coding sequence ATGCCACGTATCCCTCGTTTTTTTATGAATGATCCACAAGCCGCTTATCATGTAATCTCCCGCACGGCCTTGCCCGGCCACGATGTCCTCGGCGACGAAGAAAAAGAACACTTACTCCATCTTATAAGCTGGCTCTCGCAGGTCTATTTCGTCGAAGTTTATGGCTTTGCCATTATGGGCAACCACTTCCATTTCCTCTGCCGCATGCTCCCTGAAGAGCAATTCTCTGACGAAGAATTGAAACGCCGCATCAAGCTCTACTACGGCGAGAAACGCAAAATTTTCTTCTACGAAGATATGCTCAAAAAATGGCGAAAAAGGCTTGGAAATCTTTCCCGATACGTCCAGGACATCAAGCAGCGCTTTTCACGCTGGTATAACAAACGCGTTGACCGCAAAGGGTACTTCTGGGCTGACAGGTTTAAGTCCGTAATCATTGAAACCGGGGAGGCTCTACTCAACTGCTTGGCTTACATTGAACTTAACCCGGTGCGGGCAGGAATTGTAGAAAAGCCGGAGGACTACCGCTGGTGTTCGCTGGGATACAGAGCAAGAAGAGGGACAGGCAAGACTTTTCTGTCGCTTGACCTCGGCCTTCAGCGGTATGAAGGCAAAAGCGAGAAAGAGAAATTAGAACTTTTACGAGAGTTTGTTTATGGTAAGGGCGGGCTTGGTGAGCCAGATAGAGGGACAGGCGAAACTTTTAGGCAGAGGACCAGGTATTTTACCGAAAGCTTGGCCATAGGGAGCAAGGGTTTTGTTAAAGAAACAGCAGCTGAGTTGAAAAAATTTCTTGGACTAAAACGAGAGAAAAAAATCAAAATAATAGAAAAATTAGCCGATATGGCTATTATCTGA
- a CDS encoding sigma-54 interaction domain-containing protein: MNSREVEELSCLYEIAKTLSSSLNVREALQDILAILAEKLDMRRGTITIFNPRTREIQIEVAHGLSEEARKRGRYRLGEGITGQVVATGQPIVVPAISEDPRFLNRTRSRKEAEKDKISFICVPIKTGTKVLGTLSVDRVFTNDISLEEDVRFLTIIAGLIAQTVANIQAIQEEKERLLEENLKLKQELKGKYRLENFVCSSSRMQEVLQMMERVAPSSATVLIRGESGTGKSLIAKMIHFNSPRASGPFVTISCTALPENLIESELFGYEKGAFTGALGRKTGLFEKANGGTIFLDEIGDLPLPLQAKLLHVIQEKEFYRVGGTHPVKVDVRIIAATNRNLEELVEQGLFREDLYYRLNVFPLYLPPLRERKTDIIPLAEFFLEKYSRLYNKKIKRLSSPAIDLLVQYHWPGNVRELENVIERAVLICDEEVIRSYHLPQSLQTAESSHTHAKKSLAQAVKEVEVELIIEALKETKGNQSKAAKLLDTSLRILNYKIKKYGIDPKAFRSRV, translated from the coding sequence ATGAACAGTAGAGAAGTAGAAGAGCTAAGCTGCCTTTACGAAATTGCTAAAACGCTTTCAAGTTCGCTAAACGTCCGCGAAGCTTTGCAGGATATTCTCGCCATTTTGGCGGAAAAACTAGACATGCGCCGTGGAACTATCACCATATTTAACCCTCGCACACGAGAAATCCAGATAGAGGTAGCCCATGGTTTATCAGAAGAAGCGCGTAAAAGAGGCCGCTACCGTCTAGGAGAAGGTATAACTGGCCAGGTAGTAGCTACGGGCCAGCCCATTGTAGTGCCAGCCATCTCTGAAGACCCGCGCTTTTTAAACCGTACACGCAGCCGTAAAGAGGCTGAAAAAGACAAAATTTCTTTCATCTGTGTCCCCATAAAAACGGGCACCAAAGTTTTGGGAACTCTTTCTGTAGATCGGGTTTTTACCAACGATATTTCTCTCGAAGAAGACGTCCGCTTTTTAACCATCATTGCCGGCCTTATTGCTCAGACTGTGGCTAATATCCAGGCAATTCAAGAAGAAAAAGAGAGATTACTTGAAGAAAACTTGAAGCTTAAGCAGGAGCTGAAGGGTAAGTATCGGCTTGAAAATTTTGTTTGTTCAAGCTCTCGCATGCAGGAAGTACTCCAGATGATGGAGCGAGTAGCCCCTAGTTCGGCCACAGTTCTTATCCGCGGAGAATCGGGGACAGGCAAATCCCTCATCGCCAAGATGATTCACTTTAACAGCCCTCGGGCTAGTGGGCCTTTTGTGACTATATCCTGCACCGCCCTTCCTGAAAACCTTATTGAATCTGAGCTTTTTGGCTACGAAAAAGGCGCCTTTACCGGAGCCCTTGGCCGCAAAACCGGGCTTTTTGAAAAGGCAAACGGTGGAACTATCTTCCTTGACGAAATCGGCGATCTGCCGCTTCCTCTTCAGGCCAAGCTTCTTCATGTGATTCAGGAAAAGGAATTTTATCGGGTAGGAGGTACTCATCCGGTTAAAGTAGATGTGCGTATCATCGCGGCTACCAATCGCAACCTTGAAGAGCTGGTAGAGCAAGGGCTTTTCCGCGAAGACCTGTATTACCGTTTAAATGTGTTTCCTTTATATTTGCCACCCCTTCGCGAAAGAAAGACGGACATTATCCCTCTAGCTGAATTTTTCCTGGAAAAATATAGCCGTTTATACAATAAAAAAATTAAGCGTCTTTCCTCGCCAGCTATAGACCTGTTAGTCCAATATCACTGGCCAGGGAATGTGCGCGAACTTGAAAACGTTATTGAGCGCGCCGTACTCATTTGCGATGAAGAAGTTATTCGGAGCTATCATCTGCCCCAGAGCTTGCAAACAGCAGAAAGCTCTCACACGCATGCTAAAAAAAGCTTGGCTCAGGCTGTAAAAGAGGTAGAAGTGGAATTGATAATAGAAGCCTTAAAAGAAACAAAAGGCAATCAGAGTAAAGCGGCCAAACTTCTTGATACCAGCCTTAGAATCTTGAATTACAAAATTAAGAAATACGGAATTGATCCAAAGGCCTTCCGTTCCAGAGTATAA
- a CDS encoding Polynucleotide adenylyltransferase region — MLAEEKRLKQGKLFAETVTEPVIIPRGEHNISRKDISKEALKVLYRLKKKGFLSYLVGGSVRDLLLGIKPKDFDVGTDARPEEIRKLFRWSRIIGKRFRLVHVYFPGGKFIEVVTFRGPETAEENGLEVFGTPYQDAFRRDITINALFYNIADFSIIDYVGGMKDLRAGIIRVIGPPDIRFIRDPVRMIRAIRHAARTGFIIEENTWEGILRHREKIMLCPPMRIRDEWLKDVLGFWTSPWADLMLKSRLFQEIFPTYGKYLHRATPQERQFFFKLLAWADKEAQKERLSEAQKLAAFLYPFLVGEGSLPRIPKKTTRPGGLIREQMKKVFYPFDFKRELFENTLQLLTGIWPIKYHLLRSKHMPRRLSRKSYFQEAYCLAKVILRLEREILGLDFSNGKRNRKRR; from the coding sequence ATGCTTGCCGAAGAAAAACGACTCAAACAAGGGAAACTTTTTGCCGAGACAGTTACCGAGCCTGTCATTATCCCGCGGGGAGAACATAACATCTCTCGCAAAGATATTTCTAAAGAGGCTCTAAAAGTCCTCTATCGTTTAAAAAAGAAAGGCTTCCTTTCCTATCTCGTAGGAGGAAGCGTAAGAGATCTCCTTTTGGGCATAAAGCCCAAAGACTTTGATGTAGGCACTGATGCTCGGCCAGAAGAAATAAGAAAACTTTTTCGGTGGAGTCGCATCATAGGCAAACGTTTCCGTCTGGTGCATGTTTACTTTCCTGGAGGCAAATTTATAGAAGTAGTCACCTTTAGAGGCCCAGAGACCGCCGAGGAAAATGGCCTAGAGGTGTTTGGCACGCCGTATCAGGATGCCTTTAGGCGAGACATCACCATAAATGCCCTTTTTTACAATATCGCCGACTTTAGCATCATTGACTACGTAGGTGGCATGAAGGACTTGCGAGCCGGCATCATAAGGGTTATCGGCCCGCCTGACATTCGCTTTATCAGAGATCCTGTGCGCATGATAAGGGCTATTCGCCACGCCGCTCGTACCGGCTTTATCATTGAAGAAAACACCTGGGAGGGCATTCTTCGCCATCGGGAAAAAATTATGCTTTGCCCACCCATGCGCATCAGGGACGAATGGTTAAAAGATGTCCTTGGCTTTTGGACCAGCCCCTGGGCCGACTTGATGCTTAAAAGCAGGCTTTTTCAAGAAATCTTTCCGACTTACGGAAAATATTTACACCGAGCCACACCTCAGGAAAGGCAGTTTTTCTTCAAGCTCCTTGCCTGGGCCGATAAAGAAGCCCAAAAAGAACGCCTTTCAGAGGCCCAGAAACTAGCGGCCTTTCTTTATCCATTTCTGGTTGGAGAAGGAAGCCTTCCTAGAATTCCTAAAAAAACAACTCGTCCCGGCGGCTTAATTCGGGAACAGATGAAAAAAGTTTTTTATCCTTTTGATTTTAAAAGAGAGCTTTTTGAAAATACTTTGCAACTTTTAACAGGCATCTGGCCGATAAAATATCATTTGCTAAGAAGTAAACATATGCCAAGGCGTCTTTCACGGAAGAGCTATTTTCAAGAAGCTTATTGTCTGGCCAAAGTTATCCTGCGGCTTGAAAGAGAAATTCTAGGCCTTGATTTTTCCAATGGAAAAAGAAACCGCAAACGGCGCTAG